A genome region from Populus alba chromosome 3, ASM523922v2, whole genome shotgun sequence includes the following:
- the LOC118054232 gene encoding U-box domain-containing protein 16, with the protein MEVKHRTARSLVKKLGSVSEITRSEALAELRLMTKNDAESRLIIAEAGAIPYLAETLYSSSHDSQDNAAATLLNISISSRAPLMSTRGLLDAISHVLRHHATNSSPSAVQSSAATLYSLLVDDSYRPIIGAKRDIAYSLIEIIKRPNSPPRSIKDALKALFGIALFPLNRAGLIDLGAAGALFSLVLKDGRVGIVEDTTAVIAQIAGCEESERAFWKVSGVKVLEDLLDVGTGSSERTKENAVGALLNLLRCGGGGVMREVKEMRPGAVEGIKDVMENGTAKGKSKAIALLKAVEDGAKKWDFAV; encoded by the coding sequence ATGGAAGTCAAGCACAGGACAGCACGCTCACTAGTTAAAAAACTAGGTTCTGTGTCCGAGATAACACGGTCAGAAGCCTTAGCTGAGCTTCGCTTAATGACCAAAAACGATGCGGAATCACGGCTGATAATTGCCGAAGCCGGTGCCATCCCGTATCTAGCCGAAACCCTTTATTCTTCTTCTCACGACTCACAAGATAATGCAGCTGCTACTCTCTTGAACATCTCTATTTCTTCACGCGCCCCCTTGATGTCAACGCGCGGCCTTCTTGACGCGATCTCCCATGTCCTCCGCCACCATGCGACCAATTCTTCACCCTCAGCTGTCCAATCATCTGCTGCTACGTTGTACAGCCTTCTTGTTGATGATTCTTACCGACCCATTATTGGGGCTAAGCGTGATATTGCTTAttccttgattgaaataatCAAGAGGCCTAATTCGCCGCCGAGGTCTATAAAGGATGCGCTGAAAGCCCTTTTTGGGATTGCTTTGTTTCCGTTGAATCGGGCTGGTTTGATTGATTTAGGTGCGGCGGGGGCGTTGTTTTCGCTGGTTTTGAAGGATGGGAGAGTGGGTATTGTGGAGGATACGACGGCGGTGATTGCGCAAATTGCAGGGTGTGAGGAGAGTGAGAGAGCATTCTGGAAGGTTTCAGGGGTTAAGGTTTTGGAGGACTTGTTGGATGTTGGGACGGGTTCGAGCGAGAGGACTAAGGAGAATGCTGTTGGGGCATTGTTGAATTTGTTGAGGTGTGGAGGGGGAGGAGTGATGAGGGAGGTGAAGGAAATGAGACCGGGCGCAGTGGAGGGGATCAAGGATGTGATGGAGAATGGGACCGCGAAAGGGAAGAGCAAAGCGATTGCATTGTTGAAAGCTGTTGAGGATGGAGCAAAGAAATGGGACTTCGCGGTTTGA